In a genomic window of Gloeocapsopsis dulcis:
- a CDS encoding CBS domain-containing protein: protein MPKTVAEVMSRDPIVVSQETPLNEAIQILAEKRISGLPVVNDTGKLVGIISESDLMWQETGVTPPAYIMILDSVIYLQNPAKYERDLHKALGQTVGEVMSSDPVTISPDKTLREAAKLMHDREVRRLPVTDTEDKIIGILTRGDVVRAMAADE, encoded by the coding sequence ATGCCTAAGACTGTTGCTGAGGTAATGAGCCGCGATCCAATTGTCGTAAGCCAAGAAACACCTTTGAACGAAGCTATTCAGATTTTGGCAGAGAAGCGTATCAGCGGTTTGCCAGTTGTTAACGATACTGGCAAATTAGTCGGCATTATCTCTGAAAGCGACTTGATGTGGCAGGAAACAGGTGTAACTCCTCCTGCCTATATTATGATTCTCGATAGTGTGATTTATTTACAAAATCCTGCCAAGTACGAGCGCGACTTACACAAAGCACTAGGGCAAACGGTAGGTGAAGTCATGAGTAGCGATCCAGTGACTATTTCCCCTGATAAAACTTTGAGAGAGGCTGCTAAGTTAATGCACGATCGTGAAGTTCGCCGCTTACCTGTTACTGATACTGAAGATAAGATTATTGGCATTCTTACGCGTGGAGACGTAGTGCGGGCAATGGCGGCTGATGAATAA
- the nblB gene encoding phycobilisome degradation protein NblB, whose product MSVTPETVKQMLASEDLGERLRAVNQIRELEDTAVAFELAQSAVQDPNARVRYSAVSQMDTLGGQNLQVSLDLLRDRLINDPEPDVQAAAADCIGALKLTEAYTDLEQLYHSTSEWLIKFSIVATLGELGDPRSFDLLKEALNSDIDLVKTAAISSLGDLKDTRAVELLVSHVSNVDWQVRYRTAQSLGKLGGTQAQSILREMANDQVEAVAQEAKTALEQIG is encoded by the coding sequence ATGAGTGTGACACCTGAAACTGTTAAACAAATGCTCGCATCTGAGGATTTGGGAGAACGCCTGCGGGCAGTCAATCAAATTCGGGAACTAGAAGATACAGCGGTTGCTTTTGAATTAGCTCAAAGTGCTGTTCAAGATCCCAATGCTCGTGTCCGCTACTCAGCGGTAAGCCAAATGGATACTTTAGGCGGACAAAATTTGCAAGTTTCTCTAGATTTATTGCGCGATCGCCTCATAAATGATCCTGAACCAGATGTCCAAGCCGCTGCTGCCGACTGCATCGGTGCTTTGAAGTTAACTGAGGCGTATACTGATTTAGAGCAACTCTATCACAGTACAAGTGAGTGGCTTATCAAGTTTAGTATTGTGGCTACTTTAGGTGAACTAGGCGATCCGCGTTCGTTCGACTTGCTCAAAGAAGCACTTAATTCAGATATTGACTTGGTAAAAACTGCGGCAATTAGCTCGTTGGGAGATTTAAAAGATACACGGGCAGTAGAACTCCTAGTCTCCCATGTCTCTAACGTCGATTGGCAAGTACGCTACCGTACTGCCCAATCTTTAGGAAAATTAGGTGGTACACAAGCACAATCTATCTTAAGAGAGATGGCAAACGATCAAGTAGAAGCAGTAGCGCAGGAAGCGAAAACTGCTTTGGAACAAATTGGTTAA
- a CDS encoding DUF4132 domain-containing protein, producing MEVSTSLQEIALFEREISYLLVDVWQIDQSKNYQHFYTQQGTCQVLLTGEMATLRSNEIINTLSGHTVFGWSVAHDFEQLPTLVQRSLEQLTTRLPITELGRLAADMYFNPMLWQSSYILNAPEYQAVVEILTACLIKFTPPDICDRLATRLTQILANPFYTNEVEIKQRQMICCVPELYLTPTLEDCLALLLELPPSSHNLHLVEQLVLGEWDFGPFDPSAYFGKMYYIPQNFPCYNVDAIYQQQQWQFNFDAYAYPYHFDSCKSIWAYQIYERGFSSQSDKGLCYYFPRLMNRLYEHGRFGYTKFCQAVQHLPLILRDACELTADGSVTTFHAQVSTEFSRVVLEYCEKLARETAQNLSKENYYILMRINKLQGSQYLLEAVRQHNIHQLGLVCPHENKYFRSTNKIKWQDGITAAVVNLAQATDTEPESPTDRQALVAQLQRLPSTSLKYLLPIAQNSQNLLCAALGWNEALPLITTLKIIKQNNANASKVELDLKTTAALRNALVQAGNLGREIWTLWREAKVFDKNTVFLIEAIAGWNCTEIEQSLAKRKQIAVKAYGLLPLERGHEEVLERYLFLQQFQKDSKKFGAEKQANEHTAVQAALAYLAQVAGYSNTQRLESMMEARFNQKIAPESCHWLIGEYQVTLGLSQGDLRLTVHRGDQILKSVPTVVRQSQIYTEIKATVQQLRNQMTRFRRNFEEIMATGQPLSYEELTVFSQIPIAREMLNPLVLLTEDQVCGLFVPDALAIRNLDGELIPLQNQAYIAHPYHLFRRGELAAWQQEIVRQRLVQPFKQVFRELYLLTPAEQETYNYSYRFAGHTLESRVVARLLQSRGWQLGYGEYPVPHKVFAELGLVAYFEFQDVSYYLSAFEEITSDRIYFQADQFTDGTPLPLVDIPPIIFSEVMRDADLVVSVAQREGEARLSQETYQQRGDLIRTLLADLGLANVTVTGHFARVQGKLACYQVHLASAAIHIEPGHHLCVVPERWGKRQKLFLPFTDGGDSKISEVISKILLLANDDKIKDKSILHQIQMRLHE from the coding sequence ATGGAAGTATCAACCTCGCTGCAAGAAATTGCCTTATTTGAACGAGAGATTTCCTATCTACTTGTAGATGTATGGCAAATAGATCAGAGCAAGAACTACCAGCATTTTTATACACAACAAGGAACATGCCAGGTGCTGCTTACGGGTGAAATGGCAACCTTAAGAAGTAATGAAATAATTAATACTCTTAGTGGGCATACAGTTTTTGGTTGGAGTGTAGCCCACGATTTTGAGCAATTGCCAACACTGGTACAAAGAAGTCTAGAGCAATTAACAACACGCCTGCCAATAACTGAATTAGGTCGCTTGGCGGCTGATATGTATTTCAATCCAATGCTATGGCAAAGTTCTTACATACTTAATGCACCAGAGTATCAAGCTGTTGTAGAAATCTTAACTGCGTGCTTGATTAAATTTACCCCACCTGATATTTGCGATCGCCTAGCAACGAGATTGACACAAATCCTCGCAAATCCCTTTTATACCAACGAAGTCGAAATTAAACAGCGCCAGATGATTTGCTGTGTTCCTGAGTTGTATCTAACGCCAACTTTAGAAGATTGTTTAGCGTTACTGCTAGAGCTACCGCCATCTTCGCACAACTTACATCTAGTCGAACAACTCGTGCTTGGAGAATGGGATTTTGGACCTTTCGATCCATCTGCTTACTTTGGGAAAATGTACTATATTCCTCAAAATTTTCCTTGTTACAACGTTGATGCTATATATCAACAACAGCAATGGCAATTCAACTTTGATGCATATGCGTACCCATATCATTTTGACAGTTGTAAGTCGATTTGGGCGTATCAAATTTACGAACGTGGTTTCTCCTCGCAATCAGACAAAGGACTTTGCTATTACTTCCCACGCTTGATGAATCGTTTGTATGAACATGGACGTTTCGGCTATACCAAATTTTGTCAAGCTGTACAACATTTACCACTAATTCTTCGTGATGCTTGTGAATTGACGGCTGATGGTAGTGTCACTACTTTTCACGCGCAAGTTAGTACTGAATTTAGCCGAGTGGTTTTAGAATACTGTGAAAAACTGGCACGGGAAACAGCCCAAAATCTTTCAAAAGAAAACTACTACATCCTGATGCGAATTAACAAACTCCAAGGTAGTCAATATCTGCTAGAAGCTGTTAGGCAACATAACATTCATCAACTTGGACTTGTGTGTCCTCACGAGAACAAGTATTTCAGGAGTACGAATAAAATTAAATGGCAAGACGGAATTACTGCGGCTGTTGTTAACTTGGCACAAGCAACCGATACTGAACCAGAATCACCTACAGATCGTCAAGCACTTGTTGCTCAGTTGCAAAGACTACCTTCTACTTCATTAAAATATTTACTACCTATTGCTCAAAATAGCCAGAACCTATTGTGTGCAGCTTTGGGATGGAACGAGGCATTGCCACTAATAACTACACTGAAAATTATTAAACAAAACAATGCCAATGCATCTAAAGTAGAACTTGATTTAAAGACAACCGCTGCGCTGAGAAATGCTTTGGTACAAGCTGGAAATTTAGGGCGAGAAATTTGGACACTATGGCGTGAGGCTAAAGTCTTTGATAAGAATACTGTATTTTTAATCGAGGCGATCGCTGGTTGGAATTGCACAGAAATTGAACAGTCGCTAGCTAAACGCAAACAGATTGCTGTCAAAGCTTATGGCTTGTTACCTCTCGAACGAGGACACGAAGAAGTTCTAGAACGTTATTTATTTTTACAGCAGTTTCAGAAAGACAGTAAAAAATTTGGTGCAGAAAAACAGGCGAACGAACATACGGCGGTGCAAGCAGCTTTAGCTTATTTAGCACAAGTTGCTGGCTATTCCAACACGCAACGCTTAGAGTCGATGATGGAGGCACGGTTTAATCAGAAGATAGCGCCAGAATCGTGTCATTGGTTAATTGGTGAATATCAAGTAACACTTGGTTTAAGTCAAGGTGATCTGCGACTTACTGTACACCGAGGCGATCAGATACTCAAGTCTGTGCCTACAGTTGTTCGCCAAAGTCAAATCTATACCGAAATTAAAGCAACGGTGCAGCAACTTCGCAATCAGATGACTCGCTTTCGCCGTAATTTTGAGGAAATAATGGCAACAGGACAGCCATTAAGCTATGAGGAACTTACTGTCTTTAGCCAAATCCCGATTGCACGGGAAATGTTGAATCCACTTGTTTTATTAACTGAAGATCAAGTCTGTGGTTTATTTGTACCTGATGCCTTAGCAATACGAAATTTAGATGGCGAATTGATACCATTACAAAACCAAGCTTACATCGCTCATCCGTATCATCTTTTTCGCAGAGGTGAATTAGCTGCATGGCAGCAAGAAATTGTTCGCCAACGCCTTGTACAGCCTTTTAAACAAGTGTTCCGAGAACTTTATTTGCTGACACCTGCGGAGCAAGAAACTTACAATTATTCGTATCGCTTTGCAGGACATACATTAGAATCACGGGTTGTTGCTAGGCTATTGCAATCGCGTGGCTGGCAGCTTGGTTACGGTGAATATCCTGTACCGCATAAAGTTTTTGCAGAATTAGGTTTGGTTGCCTATTTTGAGTTTCAAGATGTTAGTTACTATTTATCCGCATTTGAGGAGATTACAAGCGATCGCATTTATTTTCAAGCCGATCAATTTACTGATGGAACTCCGTTACCGTTAGTTGATATCCCTCCTATCATTTTTTCTGAAGTGATGCGTGATGCTGATTTAGTCGTTTCAGTAGCACAACGCGAGGGAGAAGCACGTTTGTCTCAAGAGACTTATCAACAACGCGGGGATTTAATTAGAACATTACTAGCTGATTTGGGTTTAGCAAATGTTACTGTTACCGGACATTTTGCGCGTGTACAAGGAAAACTAGCTTGCTATCAAGTGCATCTCGCTAGTGCAGCAATTCACATTGAACCAGGTCATCATCTTTGTGTTGTTCCAGAACGTTGGGGAAAACGACAGAAACTTTTTTTGCCTTTCACTGATGGTGGCGATTCAAAGATCAGTGAGGTGATTAGTAAAATTTTACTATTAGCAAATGATGACAAAATCAAAGATAAAAGTATTCTGCATCAGATTCAGATGAGATTACACGAGTAA
- a CDS encoding universal stress protein has translation MYTRILVALDRSPMSEQVFQQAIDVAKATNATVMLLHVLSPDEEGSPDISLMREEYYPGLSSEIAELHRQQWRDFEAQGIEVLRDRSEQARRVGVKAAFEQFFGTPSRAICDYARKWKADLIILGRRGHSGLKELFLGSVSNYVLHHALASVLTIQSNSQESIQDSQKKQVEALP, from the coding sequence ATGTATACCAGAATTCTCGTTGCGCTCGATCGTTCTCCTATGAGTGAGCAAGTTTTTCAACAAGCAATTGATGTGGCTAAAGCAACGAATGCAACTGTCATGTTATTGCACGTTCTTTCTCCAGACGAAGAAGGAAGTCCAGATATTTCCTTGATGCGGGAAGAATACTATCCTGGTTTAAGCAGTGAAATTGCCGAGTTACATCGTCAGCAATGGCGGGATTTTGAAGCGCAAGGAATTGAGGTGTTGCGCGATCGCAGCGAACAAGCAAGACGTGTTGGTGTTAAAGCTGCATTTGAGCAGTTTTTTGGTACTCCTAGTCGCGCGATCTGTGACTATGCGCGGAAGTGGAAGGCTGATTTAATTATCCTGGGGCGGCGCGGTCATTCTGGACTTAAAGAGTTGTTTCTTGGTAGTGTGAGTAATTATGTTTTACACCACGCTCTTGCTTCAGTTTTGACAATTCAATCTAACAGTCAAGAAAGTATTCAAGACAGTCAGAAAAAGCAAGTAGAAGCGTTGCCTTAA
- the ppsA gene encoding phosphoenolpyruvate synthase, which yields MMLQTTVAQTAGKQTFVLELDTVSLADLALVGGKNASLGEMIQQLSNQGVNIPRGFATTATAYRYFMQSAGLEAELGKLFADLDTEDVNQLRQKGRQARSLILQTPFPAELEEAIAAAYKHLCQRYGFDTDVAVRSSATAEDLPAASFAGQQETYLNVHGLAAVLDTCHRCFASLFTDRAISYRQLKGFDHLDVALSVGVQKMVRSDLATSGVMFSIDTESSFKDAVLITAAYGLGENVVQGMVNPDEYLVFKPTLQAGFRPILEKRVGTKELKLVYDVGGSKQTKNVPVPLDDRTQFALNDAEILQLARWACLIEKHYSQVRGTFTPMDIEWAKDGITGDMFIVQARPETVQSQKHQNILRSYSLQERSQVLVRGRSIGEAIGQGKVRVILDVHKLDQFKAGEVLVTYKTDPDWEAIMKKASAIVTNQGGRTCHAAIVARELGIPAIVATGNAISVLKSGQEVTVSCAEGEEGKVYQGILPYEVKEVTLENLPHTHTQIMINLGNPAEAFGVAAIPNDGVGLVRLEFIIANHIKVHPLALIHFDELPEDAIKDEIATLTLQYERMPQYFINKLAQGVAIIAAAFYPKPVLVRLSDFKSNEYANLLGGRDFEPQEENPMLGWRGASRYYSDHYREGFALECQAIKKVREEMGLTNVILMVPFCRTPDEGRKVLAEMAKHGLVRGENSLQVYVMCELPSNVLLAEEFSQVFDGFSIGSNDLTQLALGLDRNSAMVADLFNECNDAVKKLVQMAIATAKQHNRKIGICGQAPSDYPEFARFLVEQKIDSISLNPDSVLKTLLQVAAVEELEVKS from the coding sequence TTGATGTTGCAGACTACGGTTGCTCAAACTGCTGGCAAGCAAACTTTCGTGTTGGAATTAGATACAGTTAGCCTAGCTGATCTTGCCTTGGTGGGTGGCAAAAATGCTTCTCTAGGAGAAATGATCCAACAACTATCCAACCAAGGAGTTAATATTCCCAGGGGTTTTGCTACCACTGCAACAGCTTATCGCTACTTTATGCAGTCGGCTGGATTGGAAGCAGAATTAGGTAAATTGTTTGCGGACTTAGATACTGAAGATGTCAACCAACTGCGACAAAAAGGTAGACAAGCACGTTCATTAATTTTGCAAACACCATTTCCTGCAGAACTAGAAGAAGCGATCGCTGCTGCTTACAAGCATTTGTGTCAGCGTTATGGGTTTGATACTGATGTTGCGGTGCGTTCTAGCGCTACTGCCGAAGATTTACCCGCTGCAAGTTTTGCCGGACAACAGGAAACTTATCTCAACGTCCACGGATTAGCCGCAGTTCTTGACACTTGTCATAGATGCTTCGCTTCGCTGTTTACGGATCGGGCAATTTCCTATCGTCAACTCAAAGGATTTGACCATTTAGATGTTGCCCTTTCTGTCGGTGTACAAAAGATGGTGCGATCGGATTTGGCAACTTCGGGAGTGATGTTTTCAATTGATACCGAATCTAGTTTCAAAGACGCAGTGTTAATTACCGCTGCTTACGGGTTAGGGGAAAACGTTGTCCAAGGAATGGTTAACCCTGATGAATACTTGGTGTTTAAACCAACCTTACAAGCTGGTTTTCGCCCGATTTTAGAAAAACGTGTTGGTACGAAAGAACTGAAACTTGTTTACGACGTTGGCGGTTCTAAACAAACAAAAAATGTCCCTGTCCCCCTTGACGATCGCACGCAGTTCGCCCTCAACGATGCAGAAATTTTACAACTCGCGCGTTGGGCTTGCTTGATTGAAAAGCACTATTCGCAAGTGCGAGGAACTTTCACACCGATGGACATCGAGTGGGCAAAAGACGGTATTACAGGAGATATGTTTATTGTCCAAGCGCGTCCTGAAACCGTACAGTCGCAAAAACATCAAAATATATTGCGAAGTTACTCGCTGCAAGAACGCAGTCAAGTCCTTGTGAGGGGACGTAGTATTGGCGAAGCGATCGGACAAGGAAAAGTCCGCGTGATTTTAGATGTCCATAAACTCGATCAGTTTAAAGCAGGAGAGGTTTTAGTGACTTATAAAACTGATCCTGACTGGGAAGCGATCATGAAAAAAGCGAGTGCGATCGTCACCAACCAAGGCGGACGGACGTGTCATGCTGCAATTGTTGCACGAGAATTAGGAATTCCGGCGATCGTTGCTACGGGTAATGCAATTAGTGTGCTCAAATCTGGTCAAGAAGTTACGGTTTCTTGTGCAGAAGGTGAAGAAGGGAAAGTTTACCAAGGCATACTACCTTACGAAGTCAAGGAAGTGACGCTAGAAAATCTACCGCATACCCACACACAAATTATGATCAACTTGGGTAATCCTGCAGAAGCGTTTGGTGTAGCTGCAATTCCTAACGATGGTGTTGGGTTAGTACGGTTGGAGTTTATTATCGCCAACCATATTAAGGTGCATCCGTTGGCATTGATTCACTTTGACGAACTTCCAGAAGATGCAATTAAAGATGAAATTGCCACATTAACTTTGCAATATGAACGCATGCCACAATACTTTATAAATAAGTTAGCGCAAGGTGTGGCGATAATTGCGGCGGCTTTTTACCCAAAACCTGTATTAGTAAGGCTATCAGATTTTAAGAGTAATGAATATGCCAATCTCTTGGGTGGACGCGATTTTGAACCGCAAGAAGAAAACCCAATGCTAGGCTGGCGAGGCGCATCTCGATACTATAGCGATCACTACCGTGAAGGTTTTGCCTTAGAGTGTCAAGCTATCAAGAAAGTTCGTGAAGAAATGGGCTTGACAAATGTCATCTTAATGGTTCCATTTTGTCGCACTCCTGATGAAGGACGCAAAGTACTAGCTGAAATGGCAAAACACGGCTTGGTGCGAGGTGAAAATAGTTTACAAGTTTATGTCATGTGTGAACTACCCAGCAATGTGCTGTTAGCTGAGGAATTCAGCCAAGTTTTTGACGGATTTTCGATTGGTTCTAATGATTTGACACAACTTGCATTAGGCTTAGATCGCAATTCAGCAATGGTTGCAGATTTATTTAATGAATGCAATGATGCTGTGAAAAAATTAGTTCAAATGGCGATCGCTACTGCTAAACAACACAATCGCAAAATTGGTATTTGCGGTCAAGCACCCAGCGATTATCCTGAATTCGCCCGCTTCTTAGTCGAGCAAAAAATCGATTCCATCAGCCTCAATCCTGATTCAGTACTTAAAACACTACTACAGGTTGCCGCAGTGGAAGAATTAGAAGTCAAATCATAA
- a CDS encoding Uma2 family endonuclease gives MANPPPVLQTVPTDTWVAAAWEDFLTFADDPNLVSGRFYYDEGCMRIEMSPVGSAHSQDNSIVSTVIVLYAAIKNIAIKELTNPSLRKAEIREAQPDIAYYVGKKLRFPPRNNAPVNLNELDPPTLVVEVAASSLEDDTNRKQKLYQRMGVQEYWVVDVNAGKVIASCLNQTQSHFIRESQVLLELDINLVEEALKRSQNEDDGAISRWLLVTLTQQ, from the coding sequence ATGGCTAATCCACCTCCAGTTTTGCAAACCGTACCTACTGACACCTGGGTAGCAGCTGCTTGGGAAGATTTTCTAACATTTGCGGACGATCCGAATTTGGTAAGCGGGAGGTTTTACTACGATGAAGGCTGCATGAGGATTGAAATGTCTCCAGTAGGATCTGCGCATAGTCAAGATAATTCTATTGTTTCTACTGTTATTGTCTTATATGCAGCAATTAAGAACATTGCAATAAAAGAACTGACAAATCCTAGCTTGAGAAAAGCCGAGATTCGTGAAGCACAGCCTGATATCGCCTATTATGTTGGGAAAAAGTTGAGATTTCCGCCACGCAATAACGCACCTGTAAACTTAAATGAACTCGATCCACCGACACTAGTCGTCGAAGTTGCGGCTTCCTCCTTAGAAGACGATACTAATCGCAAACAAAAGCTTTATCAACGTATGGGTGTGCAAGAATACTGGGTTGTTGATGTTAATGCAGGTAAAGTGATTGCAAGTTGTTTAAACCAGACACAAAGTCATTTCATTCGGGAATCACAAGTTCTACTAGAATTGGATATTAATTTAGTTGAAGAAGCCTTAAAGCGTTCTCAAAACGAAGACGACGGCGCAATTAGTCGGTGGTTGCTTGTCACACTAACTCAGCAGTAA
- a CDS encoding ATP-dependent Zn protease: MSQTALNLTAIAIFLMTMTALLGPIFNLSPTLPAIATFSLLGLATLDSFSLQGKGGTLVLDWLASFSPQHRDRIIRHEAGHFLVAHLLGIPVTGYALSAWEALQQKQPGQGGVSFDDTEVASQLAQGTISAQLLDRYCTIWMAGIAAETLVYDCAEGGTDDRQHLHTVLSSLGFSATSVELKQRFCSLQARNLLQQNWTAYEALVTAMQKRTDVAECRSLVNSLTTINN, translated from the coding sequence ATGAGTCAAACTGCGCTTAATTTAACCGCGATTGCCATATTTCTAATGACAATGACGGCTTTGCTAGGACCAATATTCAACTTATCTCCTACACTTCCAGCGATCGCCACTTTTAGCCTGTTGGGGCTTGCCACCTTAGATAGTTTCAGCTTACAAGGTAAGGGCGGTACTTTAGTCTTAGATTGGTTAGCAAGTTTTTCTCCCCAACACCGCGATCGCATTATTCGTCATGAAGCTGGACACTTTCTTGTTGCGCATCTTTTAGGAATTCCAGTAACAGGCTATGCCCTCAGTGCTTGGGAAGCTTTGCAGCAGAAACAACCAGGACAAGGTGGTGTTAGCTTTGACGATACAGAAGTTGCGTCTCAACTCGCACAAGGTACAATTTCGGCACAATTGTTAGATCGCTACTGTACCATCTGGATGGCAGGAATCGCCGCCGAAACTTTAGTCTACGATTGCGCTGAAGGTGGTACTGACGATCGTCAACATCTTCATACTGTGCTTTCTTCGTTGGGATTTTCTGCTACAAGTGTAGAACTAAAACAGCGATTTTGTAGCTTACAAGCGCGTAACTTACTACAACAAAATTGGACAGCGTACGAAGCTTTAGTTACTGCAATGCAAAAACGTACTGATGTTGCTGAATGTCGTAGTTTAGTTAATTCGTTAACAACGATTAACAATTAA
- a CDS encoding GGDEF domain-containing protein, giving the protein MHPSILTVGRNDFFGRLPFQICHGIDFTVETAVDVNEAQTWIEVRPPDILMVQAGLEQSLELCRWLKQQAPLSWIYCILVEDRPQLIAERKRANWNWELDATAIALEEAADAYIWLPDDDSNLENKQLQSITRLLLAHIQVGLRKVKKYRDLIQTNDVLSTIAYIDSLTELNNRRALESHLVRQIRTSRNHEIPLSVLMLDVDYFKVVNDTYGHLVGDRILKLLSSRLRYNLRSGDIPFRYGGEEFVILLHNTNCQDASVVARRLQRIVSEQPFFIDNTLSIPVTISIGTGCLRASDDSEGVQLLARADEYLLQAKAAGRNCTINCTD; this is encoded by the coding sequence ATGCACCCTTCTATCCTGACTGTTGGTAGGAACGATTTTTTTGGCAGGCTGCCATTTCAGATTTGTCATGGAATAGATTTTACGGTAGAAACTGCTGTTGATGTAAACGAAGCACAAACTTGGATTGAGGTTAGACCGCCAGATATTCTTATGGTACAGGCGGGCTTAGAGCAAAGCCTAGAACTTTGCCGTTGGCTTAAACAGCAAGCACCATTATCGTGGATATATTGCATTCTCGTAGAGGATCGCCCACAACTCATTGCCGAAAGAAAGCGCGCAAATTGGAATTGGGAACTTGATGCAACTGCTATAGCATTAGAAGAAGCTGCAGATGCCTACATATGGCTACCAGACGATGATTCAAATCTAGAAAACAAACAGTTGCAGTCAATTACTCGTCTATTACTTGCTCATATTCAAGTTGGTTTACGTAAGGTAAAAAAATACCGCGACCTTATTCAAACAAACGATGTTTTATCAACAATCGCTTATATAGATTCTTTAACAGAACTCAACAATAGACGTGCTTTAGAAAGTCATTTAGTTCGACAGATTCGGACTAGCCGGAATCATGAAATACCTTTAAGTGTTTTGATGTTAGATGTTGATTATTTTAAAGTTGTCAATGATACTTATGGACATCTAGTTGGCGATCGCATTCTCAAGTTGCTAAGTTCGCGTTTACGCTACAACTTACGCTCAGGAGATATTCCCTTTCGCTACGGTGGTGAGGAATTTGTGATTTTGCTGCATAACACTAACTGTCAAGATGCGTCAGTTGTTGCTCGTCGATTGCAACGCATTGTGAGTGAGCAACCATTTTTTATTGACAATACACTGTCAATTCCCGTTACAATCAGCATTGGGACAGGTTGTCTTAGAGCGTCAGACGATTCTGAAGGCGTACAGTTATTGGCGCGCGCTGACGAATATTTATTACAAGCCAAAGCTGCTGGGAGAAACTGTACTATCAATTGCACAGACTAA
- a CDS encoding SRPBCC domain-containing protein: protein MRVFNAPCNLVFKTWTEPKHFARWLGPKDCTTTSCEMDVRLGGVYRACIRSPEGTDHWMQGVYHEIVEPEWLVFTFAWEDKDLVTVFCRASWHKP from the coding sequence GTGCGGGTCTTTAATGCGCCGTGCAACCTTGTTTTCAAAACCTGGACTGAGCCGAAGCATTTCGCACGCTGGTTGGGACCAAAGGATTGTACAACAACGTCCTGCGAGATGGATGTTCGACTAGGCGGTGTTTATCGCGCCTGCATTCGATCGCCCGAAGGGACAGACCACTGGATGCAGGGTGTTTATCACGAGATCGTCGAGCCAGAATGGCTTGTGTTTACGTTTGCCTGGGAGGACAAAGATCTTGTAACCGTGTTTTGCAGAGCAAGCTGGCATAAACCCTAA
- a CDS encoding GFA family protein: MKKTYTGSCHCGAVCYEADLNLNEGTFKCNCSICTKTRTWLITLQPEAFRLLTGNADLIEYQFNTKNIHHLFCKHCGVRSFGWGEDSELDKFYAIHVTCLDDVEIDELVNAPITYVDGRHDNWRSPPTAIRHL, translated from the coding sequence ATGAAAAAAACCTACACCGGAAGTTGCCATTGCGGTGCAGTTTGCTATGAGGCAGACCTTAATCTGAACGAGGGCACCTTCAAATGCAACTGCTCAATCTGTACCAAGACAAGAACCTGGCTCATCACACTCCAGCCAGAGGCATTTCGGTTACTTACAGGCAACGCGGATCTGATCGAATATCAGTTCAATACAAAGAACATTCACCATCTGTTCTGCAAGCACTGCGGAGTGCGATCGTTTGGCTGGGGTGAAGACTCAGAACTTGATAAGTTCTACGCTATCCATGTCACCTGTTTAGATGATGTAGAGATTGATGAACTCGTCAATGCACCAATCACGTATGTTGATGGTCGTCACGATAACTGGCGATCGCCACCAACCGCAATTCGGCACCTTTAA
- a CDS encoding RNA-guided endonuclease TnpB family protein: protein MQRLSGRERRYQTWLNHNIISELIIEAKDNNCSVAIEDLTGIRRRTNEQPRNKTERRRSNSWAFHQLRIFLEYKGIKEGVKVITVPPAYTSQTCNCCLHIGVRTEKKFKCINSNCGWIGDADTNGSKVIALLGETYVNSPRGSWLSCPLGEAAGGLLKASTSA from the coding sequence TTGCAACGGTTATCGGGAAGAGAAAGAAGATATCAAACTTGGCTAAATCACAATATCATCTCTGAGCTAATTATTGAGGCTAAAGACAATAATTGCAGTGTAGCGATAGAAGACTTGACGGGGATACGACGTAGAACAAATGAACAACCAAGAAACAAAACCGAACGCAGACGTTCTAATTCTTGGGCATTCCATCAGTTGCGAATTTTCCTAGAATACAAGGGCATTAAAGAAGGGGTAAAAGTAATAACTGTTCCTCCTGCTTATACATCACAAACCTGCAATTGTTGTCTGCATATTGGTGTTAGAACCGAGAAGAAATTCAAGTGCATTAATAGTAACTGCGGCTGGATTGGAGATGCGGATACCAATGGCTCAAAGGTAATTGCTCTGCTTGGGGAGACTTATGTAAACTCTCCTAGAGGTTCCTGGTTGTCTTGTCCTTTGGGCGAGGCTGCTGGAGGGCTACTAAAAGCCTCGACTTCAGCGTAG